The DNA sequence CAGCATGGGGTAGGTCCCACATGATACCGGCAGACgtactacagtacatacatgccCCCCGACAAGTGAAAGAACAGAActtgatagataaatacactgcAGTGCGGATGTTTTGAGAAGAATTAATAGCAAAGCAGACTTGGATAAATACATCTTTATCATCGTACAGTACTATGTGACATTTACACATGCACAGTTTAATGTCTCTATGTAAAATTAATACAcaaatttaatataatacacaAAATCTCAGTTGCTTATTTTTTTGATGTCATTTGTTATGTCATTTTTGCTGTCTACACATCCAGCTCAGGCTTGCAGGAATTTCCAGTTTCTTTCACTgccctttttattattattacatttagtCAATATCCAAATCAATTTGATTTCTTCCTGTCTGTAGGATCAGAAGAGAAGCTCATCACAAGAGACTACCACAGTACCTGCATCTGTGAGTCCAGACACATCTGTGCCAGGTACTTATGTCTAATTAtactacattttaatttatgggGTCAATAATTgcctttaaatctaaatgtagTTTCTTTGATATTTGCCTTGCCTTTGCCTTGTATTTCCTCTGAAATCAGTCGGTCAGGGGTTTAAGTAGGGACTCTGAACTTCTGATATATTGGAATGGAGTTGGGTTATAAAGACATGATACATGTCAATATgatttcagtgttgtttttcGATAGTGTTTATACTGTAAACAAGTAATTTAGATGAATTGCTTCAGTAGTTTTGATGATCAAAAGatgaactgaaattaaaaaaatatatatttatacacttTGTTGCTTTGCCTCAGGAAAACTGTCTGACTTGCCTTCACTATCTTCACAGGGAGTCCAGGTTCTGTAGATCCCATGCTGGAAGCCATCATCCAGGAGAAGCTCAAAGGCATCAGCAGAGAGGCGTCCGACAGGAACGACAAATACAGGAAATGCAAGCAGATGCTGATGGTAagaactgtattttttttgcaTCCCCAGATGAGATCCTGACACCCTGTCGTGAAGCATTTATGTGGTATGAAGGTGTGATGTGTGCTCTCTGCATTGTGAGATAGAGGAATCTGATGAAAAGAGGTTTGGTTGATGGCCCTTTAGGAGGAGAAGGAGCGTAGCTGCATGTTTGCTGATGAGCTGGCCAAGATGGAGCTGAAATTTAAGGAGCAACTGAAGACCAATGAGAACCTGAAGCTGCAATTTGCATCAGAGGAAGACCGCTGCAAGGTCGGTTTAACTTACAAACAGTCAAGAGCACAGACACTTAGCACAGCACTCAGACTGCCTTTGGACACTTCTGTGTTTTTAACCACTGTGTAAGGCTGGTCTAGCTCAGGAATCAAGCCTTTGATGATATCTCTCCCCTTGAACACAGTCCTCTCTGACAGTGTTGTTTATGAGCAGGCCTATCTGTGAGACGACATTTTACTGCTGTTTATGTCAGGCTCTGGAGACAAGCTAAGCCCGGCTCAGAGGAGTCTTCTCCAGTTGCCTGGCTAATGCTGTGCTTGGCTCAGGTCAGGCGGATATTTGTTTAGTGTCTCAGAGGAATTCAAACAGGTTGTTTTGCTTTGAGCGGTATTGTACATAAATCAGTCTTCAGCAAAGGGAAGGCTTTTATGACTGAGATCAATTAATGTCATTCACTGAAGTCTGTGAGTATTTCatcaatgtatttttcagtCAGCAGCACATGTCAGATGATTGATAATAGAAAGCATgtcttcattcctctctttttttgtttgtcccctttttaaaaaaaatccagagcCAGATAGCAGAGAAGGGACGGGAGCTGAAGGAACTGAAGGACACACTAGCACTTGTtgtgaaagagaaggaaaaactgGAGGGGGTTAGTGAcagctttcattttctcttttatagACTTCTTCCACCCAGAAAATTCCCAGAAAAGTGCCATTCCCCTGCCATTTTCCCTCTCCCAATCTGGTCTGTGTTTAATATGCCTCTCTAATTGTAGAAGCAAAGTAAATGAGTTCTTGTTTTCCATTCCATTACTTTGGACCACAGCAAGGTCCTCACTGACCTAAAATATTGCTCCgaggtaatgctgttacagCTAAGAGGAGCAGAATGACCCAATTTGAGGTTTAGACTGTAAATTAAACTGGCGTCTGCAACTAACatcaataaaacacagagtCCTGTTCCCTTTGAAAATGAgaagtttcttttttaatgaaggtGCTAATTAAACTGTGTGAGCAAGAGAAAAAGCAAGAAGTCACAACTCAGGAGCTGCTGATTATAAGCAGTGATGCATTGCTGGGAGAAACAGATATGTGGAGCTCCTTACTAAATACATTGATGCCCATGGTGGCGTGGCATTTCATTTTTTGCCTCTGGTGTTTGCTGTGAAAATAGCTTGAATTCTGCTGTTTCTTCCCCAGGAGCTTCAGAAGGGCAGCGCCAACAGCAACAAGAAGGGGGATCAGGGGGCCAGTGAGAAAACCAGTATGGAGAGTATCCAGTCCAGTGTGCCTTTATTCCTGCAGTACCCTGTCCCTTACACCCAGGATGCTCCCACCCCTCTGCTAGTCTCTCAGAGCCCCAGCAAGCTGCATTTTGGGAACCCTTACTCCATGTCAGACTCAAAAGgttggtttttattttctgaaaaTAACAAGTAATCTGTCGTTTGCTGTTCAGACACGGTTTCAGAATGCGGTAACAATTGTAGAAGTTATTGGCTTTTGTTTACAATAGCTATGTCTCTCCCTGCAGATGAGGCAGATGAGGAGTTCTCAGATGACCAGCTGCTTAGACTCCCCCCTGTGGGACCGCCCTCTTGGGACAGCAATGTGGTGTGTATTCAACCCACCCGCAATCACAGCCGGCCAGAGGGCCCCGAGGagtcagaggaaaagcaaaacaacaacGTAAGCCTCACTCCCAGAACCAGTGTGCAGTTACATACTTAAGAACCCACTTTTTTGTCTTGGAGTttgtagatttaaaaaaaaattctcttcatcttccttttcAAGGGCAATACCAATGAACAGACCACAACAACTGAAACCCACAGCCCACTTGTGAACGATGGACAGACTGCCTTTTGCTTTGATCCCAGGTAACAGACCCTCACATGCCTCAACTCTCTCATAGATGCTGTCCAAGTTTTGCTGACCCTACAGTTTCTAAACCTGTGCATTGTAACATGTGTAAAGTGTTTGTTCTGCTGCACGGCTCCCCTTTGTCAGTATTAGTCGAGCAGCAGGCCACCCACGTCGCAACCACACAGATGCTCTTTATTAGCTTGTGCTCCTGGTTTGCCCACATCATCACTTGACTGCTtattaacattttctctctctctctcttatcctGTCTACCCTCCCATGTGCAGCATGGACATGAAACGATGTCCACTGTGTGAGGTCATCTTCCCACCCAACTATGACCAGAGCAAGTTCGAGGAGCACGTGGAGAGTCACTGGAAAATCTGCCCCATGTGCAGCGAGCAGTTCCCCCTGGACTGCGACCAGAAGGTGTTCGAGAATCATGTGCTCACCCACTTCGACGGCCACACACTCAACTTCGACTAGAGAAGTGAAGTGATGAATCAGCACATACAGTCTGCCTACTTCCTGTCTCCACCGAAAAAAATCACTCTGCACTGTTTTCTGCATGTAATGGTGTGAAGATCCACTCTTTAGGACTAAACCGACTTTCGCTTTGTTACTTCAACTTAGAGAAACACTTTGAAGtgatgtgacattttaaaatggcaTTGTAATTCTGTGTTAATCACAGAGCTACCGAATCTGTTTGCAAATCAGAACTTTTTTTAATAGATGAAAGATCAGTTTggttttgaataataatttaggGGGATAAGACTGTTGTACGTGCATACACCGACTTAAAATTGACTCGGTTCTCACAGATCTGTTCGACTACAGGAAGTAACGAATCAGGGAAAGAAATAAGTGTTTACCAAACTTACATTTGACCCCTACAACCAAATGCTTCCCCCTACACATCACTGTACAAGTCATCTGCTCATCCTTTATAGACAGCAGCGTTGGTGCACTATATGCAGTCAGGGAGAAATCTTGTGTGATTACATCAAGACATGATTATACAGAATATCATCAGATCATCTATTTTAGAATAATTAAAGCCAATGATATTGTGAAAACCTTGATACTTTGTGTATGATATAGATTTGTTTTCTGTTAGGTTTCCATTGTTTTGACTTTGATTATTTAGTTGGGATATCGTGTCAGGACCCTTAAAATCTTCATATCATCGTCTAATGCATGCATGCTCCGCTTCTGTTCAATTTCCCTCTTTTGTTCCTTGCTTTTACAATAAGTTATTTTATTCATAGACATGTTTCATTTGTTAAGTGAGTTTCATGTACCTAATATTAACTAATAAAGTCTGTTTGAAACTGATTTGTGTCCAAACACAGTTAATAAGACAAGAATCTTTAGGCACACATCAGAGGAACTTTTATTTGAAACGTAACAAAAGTTTCCATGAAGCAGCTTTTTGAAGAAATACAGTACATCACCATGAGTTTCTGCAAACAGCCTCTGGCTTTGCCTCTACCTCATACACATTAaagtattgtttgtttttttattcccagaaacatatgaaaatataatttaatgcaCTTAACACATAACAATACATTCACTGTACACTATATCAAAGACTTCACCTCCATACTGGCAGTAAAATACTGTCACAATTTTAAATTGGATTGTAGTTCCTTAACACTAACATCCATGCAATGAAGATGTTATCTAATGGCTCACTGTTGATAAATCATCTGGTGGCAACGTGAAATTCTGCAGTTCATTATTTATGATTAATGCTTAACTGACAAATTATTATGGCACTGTAGGAGCCGCATATGTTTGTCTTACAACCTAACAACGACTGTAAGAATTTATACAAGCCCCCTTTTTCTTGTATCCATGACGAGGACAATCACATGGATTCACATGACCCGGGTAAAACATCTGTATTCGGCTGAATTTGTCTGCACTTGTCACAATGAAGCCATAAAAAGATCTGTACTGATTGCAATGGTTTACAATTCAAGGCAACTACATAGAGAAATATCACAATACTGCAAACACTGGAGGTTTGGTGTACATCTTCCCTTGATGCAAAATTAGAACTTGCCATCTTTCTGCTCTGAAGGCCTTTTGACTCGTTTCGGCAGCTACTGTACATAAACCAGAAACGAGATATTGgctaaaatgtgtatttgttgGCAACTTGTTACAAAAAGTGCTTCAATCCCTCACTTGTAAAATAGCAAGGAGAACTGCTTAAGTCAGGAAAGCGACCAGGAACATTAGAACGTTGAGTTCCTGCGATCCTTGGATCAGAACACTTGGGCAGGATTGTGGTGCTGAAATGCTTGCAAACATCACCTGAGATCATCCTTTGGTGCTCACACACACGTGTTTGCAgtaaaacagatgaaaaaaaaaggtttggaaTATTTGTGACATGAAAGGCAAAGTTGAAAAGCTGATTActaaatctgagcatgaaacaTGTACAAATGGTTTCAGGTTGGATTTCTGTTATACaacacactttttcttttttttttttgcctctgtcACATTTTAGCACTTAACTGAGACACTGTATTACAGGCATGGTATTGGTGCCTTCTTCCTCAAATGAAACATCCAAATCTTTCCTCAGTTTCGACTGACTTCACGCTGCCTTTAAAGCAGGACGCCTTACATGCTAGACTAGCCTGCTAGGCCATTCTCTACTGTAAAACAAACATGCCATCATTGCCATCGAGCACCAtgtgtcaaaaaaataaattcatataGATAGaataaattcaattcaatagATATGATAGTTTGAATGTGCAAAATATAAAACTGTGAACTAGATAATAAAGATTCAAAATTCTGAATAAAAATTAAGgatgaataataaaacatttataacatgcaaaatatgaaaaacaaatagtgtcatagaaagaaagaggaggacaggaggtcGAAGATGAAGGGAACAGggtgggagaagaagaaacagcttTTGCTGGTGACAGTGAAGTTAAGATGATTGGGGAATGTCCTAAAGGAGAGTGCTGGTCGCTCACTCAGGCTCTACTGCTGCATCTTGCGGATGATGTCAGTAGAGATGGGTGGGTGGAAGTTGATGGTGTGGTGGCGGAGACCCTGAGATGTTTTGTAGCTCTTCCCACATCGGCACTTGAAGGGTTTGCGCACCCTTATCTGGGTTCGGTGGCCGTTCTTGGCATGATACTTGATCCCATTCACATTCTGTAATGAAGCAGAAAGTTTGAACAAGTTTGGGTAGGTTTTCAGTCGTTTTCATAATACGCATTGGTTGAGTTTCCCCACAGCTACACAGCATGGCCATAAGTATGTGGACACTCAAACATTGCATCCATGTCATTTTTGAATATCTAATTCTAGTGATAAGATCTGGCTCACAGTTGGTGTTCTAATTAATCCTAAAGGTGTTTGATGTATCTGGGTCGAGTCAAGTTCTTCTGCACCAAACACAGAAAACTCTTTTCTGTACAGACATTGACTTGCTTTGTGCACAGGAGCATGTTGTTTCATAAATCCCCCTCAAGATCTTGAGAAAAGATTTTAAAGCATACTATCCAGTCAATCACTGCTTTCTGTAGCTTTAAAGAGTAGATTCACGATTTTTCAAGTCAGGTGGAACAACAGTCAACTGCcttaaatgaacattgaaacatgttttgcTCGCAGTGATATTTCTTCCTGTTTTGGCCTTTAGAAGATTCCCTCCAAtgtaaaatccacagtccttgttttgagtgaaaatgtatttaaaactatcttccacagttacagGTCTTTTTAGTTAAAAAATCAATGGACTGTTTTCCTGTTTAGTTGCAGTGGGAGGATTGTAATTAGGGATTTCCACAGTTATTAGTTAGAGGTAAAGTTTGAAGTGTGCAAATGAAGGTCAGTGTGGGACCATTTCTTCCAGTAAGGCAACAAAGTCAAATGTAAGTTGTGTGATGCTACTCTTCAGTTTAGTAGTAGCACTGGAACTATGCTATACCACATTAAGAACAAGTAGCCAGCTGCCATGTCCGAGGATGGCTCGCTAGCTAGTCGTAGCCAAAGATCATACTGATGCTAGCCAGGGGGAGAAAGTGTGATGTGCACCAGTCCAAGGCCATTGCTCAGTTGGTGTGCTGAATGATTGTGAGTGATAATGCTGAGGGATGAGGGATTGAAAGAGTTAGTTTGGTACCTAAAGCTCAAGTACGTTATGCCATCAAGAGCTACTGTGActaaacacactgaaaacactttGAGGAGATGAATAATGAGCTAAAAGTCAAGCTAACCAGGACAGACACGTTAGGTCTGACCAACAACTGATAGATAGCTCTCATTAATGAAAGCAACAGCTTTTCTTGAAAATTCTGAGGTTCGTTGCTGGTTAATGGGTGTCTATCGAAAGCAAAATTAACCTAAACTGATATCCCTAACTGTAACAAAAACAGAGCACTAAAATGACAGTAACTAGAAGAGCTagcttgatttgactaattttggTTGGCtgcatattagcttcaaataaacttttaaatacacttttgtATGAAAggagggctgtggattttgtcctccatcatttacattgaaagtgcattatgaagggaccttgtaatggtcagtatggacaggaggaatgatgacaGCAAGAAATACAtgtgtcaatgttcatttggtcAAGTGACTCGTGGACTGGGGTGTCTATATATTTTTGGCCTTGTAGTGTATCTCTTACATAATTTTAGAACAAAAAGAGGACCCCATTGAACATAATTCTGTGGAAATAAATTGTGCTCTTGTTACAATATAGTTCTGCCACTAAACAGATGCCTAATGCGGCCTGCTGCCTCAGACTAAGTCATTGCCCATAACCCTGTCATTCACGTCAGCAATGCAATTTTCTCAGGCTGCACATAATTTATCCCAAACCACACAGACCAGATGTGAATGGAAAATCCAGTAAAACCCCACATTATTGAAGTGGACTAGATGTATACATTTGTGTTGACATGCTGTAATGCTCAACTAAGAACCAGTTTTCCATTGTCAACCACAAGGTTATCTTCTGGTATTTTGATTCTGACGTCCTTATTTCTGTAGGCAGATAAAACCACATATCTCACTTTGTTCTATACAAATGTATGAAGTATTTATTCTGTCTCAGTAGGCATGgtaaaaatattttacagttacaTTATGTTTAAGCCATACAGTAAGTCAgcatttttcagactttttcatgtcaaggacacaaattagaccacagacCCTCACTGGATAAGATTTTCTCCCAGGGTCTCCCATCTGATAAGAAACCCATGATCAAAATAGTCATACATTTTTGCTGGGGACCATCTGGAACCCCCTCGAGGACCCCTGGGCgtccactttgagaaccactgcagGAAGTAATAAGGGGTGTAACAATACATCGCTCTACATCGATGCATCGATTCAATGATCAACGAGCCAATAGCATAgatgcaaaatgaaaacatcgATCATCATCAcgtacttttattttgaattttattCTCCTGGCATGTTGGTCTCTGGCCTTGGCCACCTTCAACCAAAATACAAGCGGTGCCATGGCAAGAGGCCAGAAAAAAAGTCCATGAAGATATCCTGACCAGCTTTTTCCCACAAAAACTAAACCACAACTCTAAAAGAGCAATGAGTTTCACTAATGTGATTTCACATTTCAGCAGCTAGCAACATGTCTGCAGCCAGATTAGAGGCAAGTCTATCATCAAATGCTTCGGACATACTATAAACTTGGCCACACAGAAAtgcctgctgctgcttgtcTTTTGGGCAAAGTGATGCAGgttgtctcttttttcttctgcagCATGGTAGACAAGGCAGTTttgaaaaagaagcaaaaatcctgctttaatgtataaaaattgttttcttttgtaggATGTGAACATTGTAACACTCAATGTAtcaaaatgtgtcactttttttaaataaaaatgaaaaggctagactatttttcatttaaatgtctgaTTGAGCTGTGATTTGAAGTGATTTTGTTAAATCGGCATATATAATATTGTCTCATATCAATCGCTGGCTCCTGAATCAAATCATAATTGTATCTTGGCAGACTTAGTGATATCCGCAAACATTGAGTCGTTGTCCATTGAATTGATATAATATCATATCGTGAAGAAACTTGTGATTTACACCGTTAGGAGTAATCTAACAGGAGATGTTGAGTTGAACTAACCTTGTATCTCTTTTTACAGCCTGGGACAGGGCAGGCAAATGGCTTCTCGTCTCCTCCGTTCATGCACATGGAGCTGAGGATGGACTCAGAGCTGATGGCGCTCTCTGTGGTCCACGACTCATCACTGTCAGACTCCTCAAAGTCtacctcctcttcatcacattcACTACCTGTGGGGGGCAAAAAACAGCCAAATGGTGAATGACTCAGTCTCAGGGCATCACCGCCAGAGAAGTAATCATACCCAACCGTCTCCAAGATGCTGTAATTTATGCACTCTTCATGACTAATCTTTAGCAAGTAGACCCTGTCCTTTGAGTCTTAGGCTGACAAGCCTGAACATTTCTCAACATGTGCTTTGGGGCAGGGTTCCCATGATCTCCACTTTATGTGCGTTATGGTGCCCAAGTTTTcggaaaaactgaaatatgcCAATCGTGGGAAAGAATTCATGCATTTTATTGAGGTCTTAGGGTCAATCAGCTGCTACTGAGTCATCAATTAATTTAAGACTTTATGGCAGAAGACTAGCTGCAAAACCACATGAGCTAAAACATGACCGAACATTAAAAACGgtatactttaaaaaacaaggACATGACATTAAATTATTCCAAGAAAGCAAAATAATCCAACCAAAAACAACTtgtaaaacatacataaacatagCTTGAATATGAGCTGTGATAGAAATATGTTTCCTCAAGCACAGCATTTATCTGCAGTTCCTTATTGTAAGACACGAGGAGTAAGACATGCATTGGCTTTCACATCaacaaaaaatgaacaatatctTTAAGATGTTACCTACAATTTAAGAATGAGATATCGCACAATTCAGTACAAGGATCAGTATCAGGAGGATAAAAAGGTGTTTGCAGAAAATAGCCAAaattatcatttcatttcaattaataaaatacatgGATGTTTTGCCATTAGATCtgaaaatataatgaataaaaaggtgaaaatggGCCAATATCTCAACACTATTTTCAGTTGTTACCAGTGCTTTTCTCGCCAATTACAGAGAATGAGCCATCTGTTTCATGCTATGCTTTTTCATATCTCCTTCAGCAGTGTGGATGTTTGCTCTTATGGTGTCTTGGAAACGAACCTCCAGACTGGAAAGTCCATTTATTTACTGTGACACCACTCTACTGCTTGCCTAAACTGAGTGTGTATTTCACTGTGACTAAATACGAGGTGAGTGTGTCAATAATGGTTACCTGTAGGCGTACTGCTgcggaaggaagaggaaggggttATGGGTGGGGTAACTGGGGGGGTGAGGTTTCCACTGGTGTGGCGAGGCGGAGTGGAAACACTGCTGCGAGACAGACTGcctgtcagagacagagacagcttGGGCTGCACCTTCTTCTTCAGAGTCTCGTGCTCTCGCCGTGCTGCATCTGTCATGAACCTGTGGTGAGAGATGAAAAGTTAGTCAGGGTTTGAAAGCTTTTCATTAAAGCAGGGTCTGTCATAGATTTGTCATAGTGGGACTGTCTTGATGTTGTGAAAGTTATCCTATTGAAGGTTTGCTATTACAAAACACATGCTTGGAAAAAAAATTGTTGGCTCCATGCCCatcaaaaaaatacacaagggTTTATGATGGATAGAAAGTATTTggtaaat is a window from the Scomber japonicus isolate fScoJap1 chromosome 10, fScoJap1.pri, whole genome shotgun sequence genome containing:
- the jazf1b gene encoding juxtaposed with another zinc finger protein 1b, which codes for MTGIAAASFFSNACRFGGCGLHFDSLAELIVHIEDNHIDTDPRLLEKQEQQQPTYVALSYINRFMTDAARREHETLKKKVQPKLSLSLTGSLSRSSVSTPPRHTSGNLTPPVTPPITPSSSFRSSTPTGSECDEEEVDFEESDSDESWTTESAISSESILSSMCMNGGDEKPFACPVPGCKKRYKNVNGIKYHAKNGHRTQIRVRKPFKCRCGKSYKTSQGLRHHTINFHPPISTDIIRKMQQ